In Pseudomonas hamedanensis, a single window of DNA contains:
- the pqqA gene encoding pyrroloquinoline quinone precursor peptide PqqA has protein sequence MAWTKPAYTDLRIGFEVTMYFASR, from the coding sequence ATGGCCTGGACCAAACCTGCTTACACCGACCTGCGTATCGGCTTCGAAGTCACCATGTACTTCGCCAGCCGCTGA
- the pqqB gene encoding pyrroloquinoline quinone biosynthesis protein PqqB, whose protein sequence is MFVQILGSAAGGGFPQWNCNCVNCTGFRDGSLNAKARTQSSIALSDDGVNWVLCNASPDIRAQLQSFAPMQPGRALRDTGISAIILMDSQIDHTTGLLSLREGCPHQVWCTDMVHEDLNTGFPLFKMLTHWNGGLNWNRIELDQSFAVAACPNLRFTPLPLRSAAPPYSPHRFDPHPGDNIGLIVEDLNTGGKLFYAPGLGKVDAPLLEIMAGSDCLLVDGTLWDDDEMQRRGVGTRTGREMGHLAQNGPGGMLEVLEQLPEQRKVLIHINNTNPILDEDSPQRAELARRNVEVAFDGMSIVL, encoded by the coding sequence ATGTTCGTCCAGATTCTGGGTTCGGCCGCCGGTGGCGGTTTTCCGCAGTGGAACTGCAACTGCGTCAACTGCACAGGCTTTCGCGACGGCAGCCTGAATGCCAAGGCCCGCACCCAATCGTCCATCGCCCTTTCCGATGACGGCGTGAACTGGGTGTTGTGCAACGCCTCGCCGGACATCCGCGCGCAACTGCAAAGCTTTGCCCCGATGCAACCGGGCCGCGCCCTGCGCGACACCGGCATCAGCGCGATCATCCTGATGGACAGCCAGATCGACCACACCACCGGCCTGCTCAGCCTGCGCGAAGGCTGCCCGCATCAGGTCTGGTGCACAGACATGGTCCACGAAGACCTGAACACCGGTTTCCCCCTGTTCAAGATGCTCACGCACTGGAACGGCGGCTTGAACTGGAACCGTATCGAACTCGATCAGAGCTTCGCCGTCGCAGCATGCCCGAACCTGCGCTTCACCCCACTGCCATTGCGCAGCGCCGCACCGCCCTATTCGCCGCATCGTTTCGATCCGCATCCGGGTGACAACATCGGTTTGATCGTCGAAGACCTCAACACAGGTGGCAAGCTGTTCTACGCGCCGGGATTGGGCAAGGTCGATGCGCCGCTGCTGGAAATCATGGCGGGCAGCGATTGCCTGTTGGTCGACGGCACGCTGTGGGACGACGACGAAATGCAGCGCCGTGGCGTCGGCACCCGCACCGGTCGCGAAATGGGCCACCTGGCGCAGAACGGCCCCGGCGGCATGCTCGAAGTTCTGGAGCAGTTGCCCGAGCAGCGCAAGGTGCTTATCCACATCAACAACACCAACCCGATTCTTGACGAGGATTCGCCGCAGCGCGCGGAGTTGGCTCGGCGTAATGTTGAGGTGGCGTTTGATGGCATGAGTATTGTGCTGTAG
- the pqqC gene encoding pyrroloquinoline-quinone synthase PqqC — protein MTDTPLSPAEFEAALRAKGAYYHIYHPYHVAMYEGRATREQIQGWVANRFYYQVNIPLKDAAILANCPDREIRREWIQRLLDHDGAPGEDGGIEAWLRLGQAVGLDPDQLRSQELVLPGVRFAVDAYVNFARRASWQEAASSSLTELFAPQIHQSRLDSWPQHYPWIDPAGYEYFRTRLGQARRDVEHGLAITLEHYKTREGQERMLEILQFKLDILWSMLDAMSMAYELNRPPYHSVTEQRVWHKGITL, from the coding sequence ATGACCGACACCCCGCTGTCCCCCGCCGAATTCGAAGCGGCCCTGCGCGCCAAAGGCGCCTATTACCACATCTACCACCCCTACCACGTGGCGATGTACGAAGGCCGGGCGACCCGCGAGCAGATTCAGGGCTGGGTCGCCAACCGTTTCTACTATCAGGTGAACATCCCCCTGAAAGACGCGGCGATTCTCGCCAACTGCCCGGATCGGGAAATCCGCCGCGAGTGGATTCAGCGCTTGCTCGACCACGACGGCGCGCCCGGTGAAGACGGCGGTATCGAAGCCTGGCTGCGTCTGGGCCAGGCTGTCGGCCTCGATCCAGATCAATTGCGCTCGCAAGAGCTGGTGCTGCCCGGCGTGCGTTTCGCCGTCGATGCCTACGTCAACTTCGCCCGCCGCGCCAGTTGGCAGGAAGCGGCCAGCAGCTCGCTGACCGAGCTGTTCGCGCCGCAGATCCACCAGTCGCGCCTCGACAGTTGGCCGCAGCATTACCCGTGGATCGATCCGGCCGGTTACGAATATTTCCGCACCCGCCTCGGCCAGGCGCGCCGTGACGTCGAACATGGGCTGGCGATCACGCTGGAGCATTACAAGACCCGCGAAGGCCAGGAGCGCATGCTGGAAATTCTCCAGTTCAAACTGGACATTCTTTGGAGCATGCTCGATGCCATGAGCATGGCCTACGAACTGAACCGACCGCCGTATCACAGCGTGACCGAACAACGGGTCTGGCATAAAGGAATCACCTTATGA
- the pqqD gene encoding pyrroloquinoline quinone biosynthesis peptide chaperone PqqD yields MSFDRTWTPKWRPGYRFQYEPAQKGHVLLYPEGMIKLNDSAALIGGLIDGERDVAAVIAKLEEQFPDVPELGDDIEQFMEVARAEHWITLD; encoded by the coding sequence ATGAGTTTCGACCGCACCTGGACACCGAAATGGCGCCCCGGCTACCGGTTTCAGTACGAACCGGCGCAGAAAGGCCATGTGCTGTTGTATCCGGAGGGCATGATCAAACTGAACGACAGCGCCGCGCTGATCGGTGGCTTGATTGATGGCGAACGCGATGTTGCCGCAGTCATCGCCAAGCTCGAAGAGCAGTTCCCCGACGTGCCTGAGCTTGGTGATGACATCGAGCAATTCATGGAGGTTGCCCGTGCAGAGCACTGGATCACCCTTGACTGA
- the pqqE gene encoding pyrroloquinoline quinone biosynthesis protein PqqE, producing the protein MQSTGSPLTDLPAKPEVGLPLWLLAELTYRCPLQCPYCSNPLDFAEQGKELSTEQWIKVFREAREMGAAQLGFSGGEPLVRQDLAELIREARQLGFYTNLITSGIGLTEQKISDFKKAGLDHIQISFQASDEQVNNLLAGSKKAFAQKLEMARAVKAHGYPMVLNFVTHRHNIDKIDRIIELCIALEADFVELATCQFYGWAQLNRVGLLPTQEQLVRAERITNEYRAKLEAEGHPCKLIFVTPDYYEERPKACMNGWGSIFLTVTPDGTALPCHGARQLPVQFPNVRDHSMQHIWYDSFGFNRFRGYDWMPEPCRSCDEKEKDFGGCRCQAFMLTGDASNADPVCSKSEHHGVILKAREEAETATQTIEQLAFRNERNSRLIAKG; encoded by the coding sequence GTGCAGAGCACTGGATCACCCTTGACTGATCTGCCGGCAAAACCTGAAGTCGGCCTGCCGCTGTGGCTGCTCGCCGAGCTGACTTACCGCTGCCCGCTGCAATGCCCATACTGCTCCAATCCACTGGATTTCGCCGAGCAAGGCAAAGAGCTGAGCACCGAGCAGTGGATCAAGGTTTTCCGTGAAGCGCGGGAGATGGGCGCCGCGCAACTGGGCTTTTCCGGTGGCGAACCGTTGGTGCGCCAGGACCTCGCCGAGCTGATTCGCGAAGCGCGGCAGTTGGGTTTCTACACCAATCTGATCACCTCTGGTATCGGTCTGACCGAGCAGAAAATCAGCGATTTCAAAAAGGCCGGGCTCGATCACATTCAGATCAGCTTCCAGGCCAGTGACGAGCAAGTGAACAACCTGCTCGCCGGTTCGAAAAAAGCCTTCGCGCAGAAGCTGGAAATGGCCCGGGCGGTAAAGGCCCACGGCTATCCGATGGTGCTGAACTTCGTCACCCATCGGCACAACATCGACAAGATCGACCGCATCATCGAGCTGTGCATTGCGCTGGAAGCCGACTTCGTCGAACTCGCCACCTGCCAGTTCTACGGCTGGGCGCAGCTCAATCGAGTCGGCTTGTTGCCGACCCAGGAACAATTGGTCCGCGCCGAACGCATCACCAACGAATACCGGGCGAAACTGGAAGCCGAAGGGCATCCGTGCAAGCTGATTTTCGTCACTCCGGACTACTACGAAGAACGCCCGAAAGCCTGCATGAACGGCTGGGGCAGTATCTTCCTGACCGTGACCCCGGACGGCACCGCCCTGCCCTGCCATGGCGCCCGTCAGTTGCCGGTGCAATTTCCCAACGTGCGCGATCACAGCATGCAACACATCTGGTACGACTCGTTCGGCTTCAACCGCTTCCGCGGTTACGACTGGATGCCGGAGCCGTGCCGCTCGTGCGACGAGAAAGAAAAAGATTTCGGCGGCTGCCGCTGCCAGGCCTTCATGCTCACCGGCGATGCCAGCAATGCCGACCCGGTGTGCAGCAAGTCCGAACATCACGGCGTGATCCTCAAGGCCCGCGAAGAAGCCGAGACCGCCACTCAAACCATTGAACAACTGGCCTTTCGCAATGAACGAAACTCGCGCCTCATCGCCAAGGGCTGA
- a CDS encoding S9 family peptidase — protein MNETRASSPRAEPFSAAQAVAAGTDFAELQLGAHGLFWNEYRPEDAACRIWHWRDGVAKRLTPDGFSVRSRVYEYGGGAFCLTPDGVVFVNEADQQLYRQTLESEPQALTSADCRYGDLHFANGRILAVEEQQDQHRLVAIDLVSGARQVLAEGADFYAAPTLSPDGQRLAWVEWSRPHQPWTSTRLMIAVGDFSVPRCVAGDQIEESIQQPRFDAHGRLYCLTDRGGFWQPWGETCDGLQALSSATADHAPAPWQLGGCTWLPVGDCVLASWIEDGFGRLTLGNRDFTGDYSRFRHLALDEQFIYCIAASPLSPSAVIAIDRATGAVNVLAGGVAPLPDERISRPQTLRYPSGSGEAHGFFYPAMSDEPKPPLVVFIHGGPTSACYPILDPRIQYWTQRGFAVADLNYRGSSGYGREYRQALHLRWGEVDVEDACAVVGYLAEQGLIDGNCAFIRGGSAGGYTTLCALAFRQVFRAGASLYGVSDPVALARATHKFEGDYLDWLIGDPGQDAERYAARTPLLHANNIRVPVIFFQGELDAVVVPQQTRDMVAALEQNGIGVEAHYYPDERHGFRRATNQAHALEQEWTFYRRVMGSELAQN, from the coding sequence ATGAACGAAACTCGCGCCTCATCGCCAAGGGCTGAGCCTTTCAGCGCCGCCCAGGCCGTCGCCGCCGGGACCGACTTCGCCGAATTGCAGCTTGGCGCCCACGGCTTGTTCTGGAATGAATATCGCCCCGAGGATGCGGCCTGCCGCATCTGGCATTGGCGCGACGGCGTGGCGAAACGTCTGACACCCGATGGTTTCAGCGTACGCAGCCGTGTGTACGAATACGGCGGTGGAGCGTTTTGTCTGACGCCTGACGGTGTGGTTTTCGTCAATGAAGCGGATCAACAGCTGTATCGGCAGACGCTGGAGAGTGAGCCGCAAGCGCTGACTTCGGCTGATTGCCGTTATGGCGATCTGCATTTCGCCAATGGTCGGATCCTGGCGGTCGAAGAGCAGCAGGATCAGCATCGCCTGGTGGCAATCGATTTGGTGAGCGGCGCACGGCAGGTCCTGGCCGAGGGCGCCGATTTTTATGCGGCGCCGACGCTCAGCCCGGATGGCCAGCGTCTGGCATGGGTCGAGTGGAGCCGGCCGCATCAGCCGTGGACCTCGACACGCCTGATGATCGCTGTCGGTGATTTTTCCGTGCCTCGCTGTGTCGCCGGCGACCAGATAGAAGAGTCGATCCAGCAGCCGCGTTTTGACGCCCATGGCCGTTTGTATTGCCTCACTGATCGTGGCGGATTCTGGCAACCGTGGGGCGAAACGTGCGACGGACTGCAAGCGCTGTCCAGTGCCACAGCCGATCATGCACCCGCGCCGTGGCAACTGGGCGGCTGCACCTGGTTACCTGTCGGCGATTGCGTTCTAGCCAGTTGGATCGAAGATGGCTTTGGGCGTTTGACTCTCGGCAATCGGGACTTCACCGGCGATTACAGCCGCTTCCGCCATCTGGCGCTGGATGAGCAGTTCATCTACTGCATCGCCGCGTCACCGCTCAGCCCTTCTGCGGTGATTGCCATTGATCGAGCGACGGGCGCAGTGAATGTTTTGGCGGGTGGCGTGGCTCCATTGCCCGACGAACGCATCAGCCGCCCGCAAACCTTGCGCTATCCCAGCGGTTCGGGCGAGGCGCACGGCTTCTTTTATCCGGCCATGAGCGATGAGCCAAAACCGCCGCTGGTGGTGTTCATCCACGGCGGCCCGACGTCGGCCTGCTACCCGATACTCGATCCGCGCATTCAGTACTGGACACAACGTGGCTTCGCCGTCGCCGACCTCAACTATCGCGGCAGCAGCGGTTATGGCCGCGAATACCGCCAAGCATTGCACCTGCGCTGGGGCGAGGTGGATGTCGAGGATGCTTGCGCGGTGGTCGGCTACCTGGCGGAACAGGGTCTGATCGACGGCAACTGCGCGTTTATTCGTGGTGGCAGCGCAGGCGGCTATACGACTTTGTGCGCACTGGCGTTCAGGCAGGTTTTCCGCGCAGGCGCCAGCCTCTACGGCGTCAGCGACCCGGTCGCATTGGCCCGGGCCACGCACAAGTTCGAAGGCGATTACCTGGACTGGCTGATCGGCGATCCCGGGCAGGACGCCGAACGCTACGCCGCCCGCACTCCGCTGTTGCATGCGAACAACATTCGCGTGCCGGTGATTTTCTTTCAAGGTGAGCTGGATGCCGTGGTCGTGCCACAACAGACCCGCGACATGGTTGCGGCGCTCGAGCAAAACGGTATTGGCGTCGAAGCGCATTACTACCCCGACGAACGCCACGGCTTTCGCCGCGCGACCAATCAGGCGCATGCGCTGGAACAGGAGTGGACATTTTATCGGCGGGTAATGGGATCAGAGCTTGCTCAGAATTAG
- a CDS encoding YqaE/Pmp3 family membrane protein encodes MDFIRIIIAILLPPLGVFLQVGFGGAFWLNILLTLCGYIPGIVHAVYIIAKR; translated from the coding sequence ATGGATTTCATTCGCATCATCATCGCTATTCTGTTGCCGCCACTGGGCGTGTTTTTGCAGGTCGGGTTTGGCGGGGCGTTCTGGTTGAACATTTTGCTGACGTTGTGTGGCTACATTCCGGGCATCGTGCATGCGGTGTATATCATTGCCAAGCGCTAA
- a CDS encoding helix-turn-helix domain-containing protein produces the protein MSKKFKSEVFESIHGSAGALLAVGAISKATMREFDESCLASVPAAIPAEEIKALRERNKVSQPVFARYLNTSASTVKQWESGDKHPSGMALKLLSIVQKHGLKILA, from the coding sequence ATGAGCAAGAAATTCAAAAGTGAAGTCTTTGAATCGATACACGGATCAGCCGGTGCGTTACTTGCTGTCGGAGCCATTAGCAAGGCAACGATGCGGGAGTTCGATGAGTCCTGTCTGGCATCGGTACCTGCAGCGATCCCGGCCGAGGAAATAAAGGCACTCCGCGAGCGCAACAAAGTCAGCCAACCGGTGTTTGCACGGTATCTGAACACCAGTGCATCGACAGTAAAACAATGGGAGTCGGGTGACAAACATCCCAGCGGAATGGCTCTGAAGTTGCTGAGCATCGTGCAGAAACATGGACTGAAAATTCTGGCTTGA
- a CDS encoding type II toxin-antitoxin system RelE/ParE family toxin, giving the protein MGFRAANRHRSIVLAKGGHYWIYQVLFAKQDQSNITPIELRDLRKLAKVYAQLTEEQIGDLLAMKEFVEIFHEQEIQK; this is encoded by the coding sequence ATGGGATTTAGAGCTGCTAACCGTCACCGTTCGATTGTCTTGGCAAAGGGCGGGCATTATTGGATCTATCAGGTACTGTTCGCCAAACAGGATCAGAGCAATATCACCCCAATTGAATTAAGGGATTTACGTAAGTTGGCGAAGGTCTATGCGCAACTGACCGAAGAGCAAATCGGAGATTTGTTGGCGATGAAGGAATTTGTGGAGATATTTCATGAGCAAGAAATTCAAAAGTGA
- a CDS encoding aspartate aminotransferase family protein gives MNLFSLRRQAPSLDDLASEVAQLADSDTLSAERLMPSVERPRQVFVRGQGSWLWDSHDRAYLDFSQAGGANSLGHSPSALVKAIASQAQALINPGFNLHNRGMLSLAERLCASTASDQAYLLNSGSEACEAAIKLARKWGQLHRGGASRIIVAKQGCHGRSLATLSASDSDNLHNRFAPLLPGFDPVPFNDLPALHAAVDAQTVAIMLEPIQSDAGVVPATEHYLKGVERLCRELGILLILDEVQTGIGRCGSLLAEQSYGVRADIVVLGKGLGGGVPLAALLARGKACCFAVGELGGTHHGNALITAAGLVVLDSVHDRSFLQQINDQGQHLRAGLARLAQRYGHGELRGQGLFYGLTLSEDCAEAVVHAALHEGLILSAAQADCLRFTPALTVSKANIDEMLLRLGRAFSRVRTAQMQCRKGIAV, from the coding sequence ATGAATCTGTTCAGTTTGCGGCGTCAGGCGCCGAGTCTTGATGACCTCGCCAGCGAGGTTGCGCAATTGGCAGACAGCGATACGCTGAGCGCCGAGCGGCTGATGCCCAGCGTCGAACGTCCCCGGCAGGTCTTCGTTCGCGGGCAGGGCTCCTGGCTGTGGGACAGTCACGACCGTGCCTATCTGGATTTCTCTCAGGCCGGCGGTGCGAACAGCCTTGGCCATAGCCCTTCGGCACTGGTCAAGGCGATCGCCAGCCAGGCTCAGGCGCTGATCAATCCCGGTTTCAATCTGCACAATCGCGGCATGCTCAGCCTGGCCGAACGCCTGTGCGCCAGCACCGCCAGCGATCAGGCGTATCTGCTCAACAGTGGCAGCGAAGCCTGTGAAGCCGCGATCAAACTGGCGCGAAAATGGGGGCAACTGCACCGCGGCGGTGCCTCGCGCATCATCGTCGCGAAGCAAGGTTGCCATGGGCGCAGCCTGGCGACGCTCTCGGCATCGGACAGCGACAATCTGCACAATCGCTTTGCGCCGTTGCTACCGGGTTTCGATCCGGTGCCCTTCAACGACTTGCCAGCACTGCATGCGGCGGTCGATGCGCAGACTGTTGCGATCATGCTCGAGCCGATCCAGAGCGATGCCGGCGTTGTACCGGCGACCGAGCACTACCTCAAAGGCGTCGAGAGACTGTGTCGCGAGTTGGGCATTCTGTTGATACTCGACGAAGTGCAGACCGGTATCGGGCGTTGCGGCAGCCTGCTCGCCGAGCAGTCCTATGGCGTACGCGCCGATATCGTCGTGCTCGGCAAAGGCCTGGGCGGCGGTGTGCCGTTGGCGGCACTGTTGGCCCGCGGCAAGGCCTGTTGCTTCGCCGTCGGCGAACTGGGCGGCACGCATCACGGCAACGCACTGATAACCGCGGCCGGCCTGGTGGTGCTCGACAGCGTGCACGACCGTAGCTTCCTCCAGCAGATCAACGACCAAGGCCAGCATCTGCGCGCGGGCCTCGCGCGATTGGCGCAGCGCTACGGCCATGGCGAATTGCGCGGCCAGGGCCTGTTTTATGGACTGACCCTGTCCGAAGACTGCGCCGAGGCGGTCGTCCACGCCGCGCTGCACGAAGGCCTGATACTCAGCGCCGCACAAGCCGATTGCCTGCGCTTCACTCCGGCCCTCACCGTCAGCAAAGCCAACATCGATGAAATGCTTCTGCGGTTGGGTCGCGCTTTCTCCCGCGTACGCACGGCACAGATGCAATGCCGCAAGGGGATAGCCGTCTGA
- a CDS encoding LysR family transcriptional regulator: MDFKQLRYFVAVYEEGHVGRAAERLSISQPALSQQIRQLEQNLDVSLFERSSKRLLPTLAAHTLYNHALPLLDGLQRAREALGNFKGQALRTLAIGVLQTVHTSLVPQMLERVRKAQPHLVVQIYELTGLEIERRLLNGSLDIGISYLPPRQPGLHGVQLYEDELTLVIPADHPLREFKKVSMRQAAELPMLLLGEEFQIRQIWQAQLSSLGRRPQVQAELNNMLGILDSLPHTKLATVLPGRSQKEYDDQALLWKPLSEPRVPLQVGLVCRDVQRQQVSLALLRTLLEEVMSREVKPALDPRV, encoded by the coding sequence ATGGATTTCAAGCAACTGCGTTATTTCGTCGCGGTCTACGAGGAAGGTCATGTCGGCCGCGCCGCAGAACGCCTGTCGATCTCGCAACCGGCGCTGTCACAGCAGATCCGCCAACTCGAACAAAACCTCGATGTCAGTCTGTTCGAACGCAGCAGCAAGCGCCTCTTGCCGACCCTCGCCGCGCACACGTTGTACAACCACGCGTTGCCACTGCTTGATGGCTTGCAGCGAGCGCGCGAGGCGTTGGGCAATTTCAAGGGGCAGGCACTGCGCACGTTGGCGATCGGTGTGCTGCAAACGGTGCACACCAGCCTCGTGCCGCAGATGCTTGAACGCGTGCGCAAGGCGCAGCCGCATCTGGTGGTGCAGATCTATGAACTGACCGGGCTGGAGATCGAGCGGCGTTTGCTCAACGGTTCACTGGACATCGGCATCAGCTATCTGCCGCCGCGCCAACCGGGTCTGCATGGCGTGCAGCTCTACGAAGACGAACTGACACTCGTCATCCCGGCCGATCATCCTTTGCGCGAATTCAAGAAAGTCTCGATGCGCCAGGCGGCGGAACTGCCGATGTTGTTGCTGGGTGAAGAATTCCAGATCCGTCAGATCTGGCAGGCGCAACTGAGCAGCCTCGGGCGTCGCCCGCAAGTGCAGGCGGAGCTGAATAACATGCTGGGGATTCTCGACAGTTTGCCGCACACCAAACTGGCGACCGTGCTGCCGGGACGCTCGCAAAAGGAGTACGACGATCAGGCGCTGCTGTGGAAACCGCTGAGCGAGCCACGGGTGCCGCTGCAAGTCGGCCTGGTGTGCCGCGACGTACAACGCCAGCAGGTCTCGTTGGCACTGCTGCGCACGTTACTCGAAGAAGTGATGAGCCGCGAAGTGAAGCCGGCGCTTGATCCACGGGTCTGA